In one Musa acuminata AAA Group cultivar baxijiao chromosome BXJ2-5, Cavendish_Baxijiao_AAA, whole genome shotgun sequence genomic region, the following are encoded:
- the LOC135611994 gene encoding putative methylesterase 14, chloroplastic, producing the protein MGNGLACLPKKDLRGGIGSRSRRGSYSRSQRKTASSEEELLHHQALAMAIHHHQLSQRFDGSMSRRIGSTSSRRRDLPDSVTNGKLPPAFLENLETRKIILVHGEGFGAWCWYKTMSLLEESGLLPVALDLTGSGIDQTDINSITSLEDYARPLITCLQSLPDDEKVILVGHSCGGAIVSYALESYPRKVSKAVYVCATMVLNGQKPFDVFSEELASADLFLQESQFLVYGNGRDKPPTSIMFDKQQIRALYFNQSPPKDVALATVSMRPIPLAPIMEKLSLTTENYGTVRRYFIQTLDDRILSLDVQERLVRENAPHGMYKIKGSDHCPFFSKPQTLNKILTEIVQIPLENALNDPS; encoded by the exons ATGGGGAATGGATTGGCTTGCTTGCCAAAGAAAGACCTCAGAGGCGGCATCGGGTCTCGTAGCAGAAGGGGTTCGTACTCGAGATCACAGAGGAAGACGGCGTCATCCGAGGAGGAGCTATTGCACCACCAGGCCCTAGCGATGGCAATTCACCACCACCAGTTGTCTCAACGCTTCGATGGATCGATGTCTCGCAGGATTGGTTCCACGAGTTCTCGAAGAAGGGACCTTCCTGATTCTGTCACAAATGGAAAGCTG CCTCCTGCTTTTCTAGAGAATCTTGAAACAAGGAAAATTATTCTAGTACATGGAGAAGGATTTGGGGCATGGTGTTGGTACAAGACCATGTCTCTTTTGGAGGAATCAGGACTACTTCCTGTTGCTTTAGATCTCACAGGTTCTGGCATAGATCAAACAGATATCAATAGCATCACATCCTTAGAGGATTATGCAAGGCCCCTCATCACTTGCCTTCAAAGCCTTCCAGACGATGAGAAG GTTATTTTGGTTGGTCATAGTTGTGGAGGTGCGATTGTTTCATATGCTCTAGAAAGCTATCCAAGAAAGGTATCAAAAGCAGTATATGTGTGTGCCACAATGGTATTGAATGGGCAGAAACCTTTCGATGTATTTTCGGAGGAA CTAGCATCTGCGGATCTTTTTTTGCAAGAGTCACAATTTCTAGTGTATGGAAATGGAAGAGATAAACCTCCTACCAGCATCATGTTTGACAAACAACAAATCAGGGCACTATATTTCAACCAGAGTCCACCAAAG GATGTTGCTTTGGCCACGGTATCAATGAGACCCATCCCGCTGGCTCCAATCATGGAGAAGCTCTCCCTCACCACAGAGAACTACGGCACGGTGCGACGATACTTCATCCAGACGCTCGACGATCGCATTCTCTCGCTCGATGTCCAAGAGAGATTGGTCCGTGAAAACGCCCCTCATGGCATGTACAAGATCAAAGGCAGCGACCACTGCCCCTTCTTCTCAAAGCCACAGACACTGAACAAGATTTTGACCGAAATTGTGCAGATCCCTTTGGAAAACGCCCTCAATGATCCTTCATGA